From a single Rosa rugosa chromosome 7, drRosRugo1.1, whole genome shotgun sequence genomic region:
- the LOC133721340 gene encoding uncharacterized protein LOC133721340 isoform X1, with protein MKYEDTIQFCHVYEKSTSAFANSMMGRNLTHYSEPSVQDHGSPRSRNPSRKSQSRTERSPTRHRKSHRGSSPPSEKYSIRPKSPKHARSPSARSPFPQTKRLRRAEAGGVPEREQERINGRGIGRSLQEGGSEGDVGSDRTEKFSGRNDTDGNTSRSRHGTSPSDRDRRSRHRHSPQHAGDTRDEEKVNEGRNRNHSRGNDRSRENETERMERMTAKDSTGHMSSRSRHDTSPSDQHRRSRHIYYSPQHACDTRYGEKVIESRERNHSRGNYRSMHMENETERMERMTAKESTSHWSSRSRHNNFPSDRHRSRHRSHSPQHTGDTREKGKVIEGRERNHSRGNYRSMRWENDTERIERMTAKESTGHRSSRSRHGSSPSDRHRSSRHRYHSPYHAGDTRDKEKVIEGCQRNYRRENDRSMHREKHSDREYETERMETRTAKDSSGHRSSRSRHGQSTSPLNGHHKNRHGTHSSQQVADIRARDEGPESREAKDGIEKNDSVAMMSAAEEVLEAQKKQNPSFELSGKLAMETNRFRGDSYKKNLLSSSNYDGDEDYDNERTRGICRLNLAPRKKKLLVFDLNGLLVYRVFCFNKSGIPRDRTPDGKCGNHLVFKRAFAEEFMLFCLERFEVGIWTSALEKNVDGVLDCVMEKLRSRLIFVWDQHQCTDSGFKSLETKMKPLFFKELKRVWDHFEGKFSASDTLLIDDQPYKALLNPPYTGIFLDPYIPDNGTDNALDPKKELGKFLAGLAFADDVQLYVKDNPFGQPAISSEHPDWNFYSHVLRKLGKDLIC; from the exons ATGAAATATGAGGACACCATCCAGTTCTGCCATGTATAT GAGAAGTCCACTAGTGCATTTGCAAATTCCATGATGGGGCGAAATCTAACACATTATTCCGAACCTTCAGTACAGGACCATGGGTCTCCTCGTAGTAGGAATCCCTCTAGGAAGAGTCAATCTCGAACAGAAAGATCTCCTACTCGTCATAGAAAGTCCCACAGAGGCAGTTCTCCACCAAGTGAGAAATATTCAATTCGCCCCAAGTCTCCCAAGCATGCAAGGTCACCCTCAGCTCGCTCTCCTTTTCCCCAGACAAAAAGGCTAAGAAGAGCTGAAGCTGGAGGAGTGCCTGAGAGAGAACAGGAAAGGATCAATGGTAGGGGGATCGGTCGGAGTTTACAGGAAGGTGGTTCTGAGGGAGATGTTGGAAGTGATAGAACGGAGAAATTTTCAGGAAGGAATGATACTGATGGTAATACTTCAAGATCAAGGCATGGTACTTCTCCATCAGATAGAGACCGCAGGAGTAGACATAGACACTCACCTCAACATGCTGGTGATACAAGAGATGAGGAGAAAGTAAATGAGGGCCGTAACAGAAATCATAGCAGAGGGAATGATAGAAGTAGGGAAAATGAGACTGAAAGAATGGAGAGAATGACAGCAAAAGACAGTACTGGTCATATGTCTTCAAGATCAAGGCATGATACTTCTCCATCAGATCAACACCGCAGGAGTAGACATATATATTACTCACCTCAACATGCTTGTGATACAAGATATGGGGAGAAAGTAATCGAGAGCCGTGAAAGAAATCACAGCAGAGGGAATTATAGAAGTATGCATATGGAAAATGAGACTGAAAGAATGGAGAGAATGACAGCAAAAGAGAGTACTAGTCATTGGTCTTCAAGATCAAGGCATAATAATTTTCCATCAGATCGACACCGCAGTAGACACAGATCTCACTCACCTCAACATACTGGTGATACAAGAGAgaaggggaaagtaattgagggCCGTGAAAGAAATCATAGCCGAGGGAATTATAGAAGCATGCGTTGGGAAAATGACACTGAAAGAATAGAGAGAATGACAGCAAAAGAGAGTACTGGTCATAGGTCTTCAAGATCAAGGCATGGTTCTTCTCCATCAGATCGACACCGTAGCAGTAGACATAGATATCACTCACCTTACCATGCTGGTGATACAAGAGATAAGGAGAAAGTAATTGAAGGCTGTCAAAGAAATTATAGGAGAGAGAATGATAGAAGTATGCATAGGGAAAAGCATTCAGATAGGGAATATGAGACTGAAAGAATGGAGACAAGGACAGCAAAGGACAGTTCTGGTCATAGGTCTTCAAGATCAAGACATGGGCAATCTACTTCTCCATTGAATGGACACCACAAGAACAGACACGGAACTCATTCATCTCAACAGGTTGCAGATATCAGAGCTCGCGATGAG GGGCCTGAGTCGAGGGAGGCTAAGGATGG GATTGAAAAGAATGATTCAGTAGCTATGATGAGCGCTGCTGAGGAAGTCTTGGAAGCACAGAAAAAG CAAAATCCTTCATTTGAGTTATCTGGAAAGCTTGCTATGGAAACCAATAGATTCAGAG GAGATAGCTATAAGAAGAATCTTCTTTCGAGTAGTAACTATGATGGTGATGAAGACTATGATAATGAAAGAACACGAGGCATATGTAGGCTGAATCTAgcaccaagaaaaaaaaagcttcTTGTGTTTGATCTCAATGGCTTACTAGTCTACAGAGTTTTTTGTTTCAACAAGAGTGGTATTCCAAGGGATCGTACTCCTGATGGGAAATGTGGAAACCATCTAG TTTTTAAAAGAGCTTTTGCTGAGGAGTTTATGCTATTCTGCCTTGAAAGATTTGAAGTTGGAATATGGACTTCTGCACTTGA GAAAAATGTTGATGGTGTCTTGGATTGTGTGATGGAAAAGCTGAGAAGCAGACTTATATTTGTGTGG GATCAGCATCAATGTACTGATTCTGGGTTCAAGTCCCTGGAAACGAAAATGAAGCCTCTGTTTTTCAAAGAACTGAAGAGAGTATGGGATCATTTTGAGGGAAAGTTTTCTGCATCTGATACTCTATTGATTGATGATCAGCCTTACAAGGCCCTTCTCAATCCT CCTTACACAGGGATTTTCCTGGATCCCTACATTCCTGACAATGGTACTGACAATGCTTTAG ATCCAAAGAAAGAGTTGGGGAAGTTTTTGGCTGGCCTTGCATTTGCAGATGATGTTCAGCTTTACGTGAAGGACAATCCCTTTGGCCAGCCTGCAATTTCATCTGAACATCCTGATTGGAATTTTTACTCTCATGTTCTCCGAAAACTTGGAAAGGATCTAATTTGTTAA
- the LOC133721340 gene encoding uncharacterized protein LOC133721340 isoform X2: MHEKSTSAFANSMMGRNLTHYSEPSVQDHGSPRSRNPSRKSQSRTERSPTRHRKSHRGSSPPSEKYSIRPKSPKHARSPSARSPFPQTKRLRRAEAGGVPEREQERINGRGIGRSLQEGGSEGDVGSDRTEKFSGRNDTDGNTSRSRHGTSPSDRDRRSRHRHSPQHAGDTRDEEKVNEGRNRNHSRGNDRSRENETERMERMTAKDSTGHMSSRSRHDTSPSDQHRRSRHIYYSPQHACDTRYGEKVIESRERNHSRGNYRSMHMENETERMERMTAKESTSHWSSRSRHNNFPSDRHRSRHRSHSPQHTGDTREKGKVIEGRERNHSRGNYRSMRWENDTERIERMTAKESTGHRSSRSRHGSSPSDRHRSSRHRYHSPYHAGDTRDKEKVIEGCQRNYRRENDRSMHREKHSDREYETERMETRTAKDSSGHRSSRSRHGQSTSPLNGHHKNRHGTHSSQQVADIRARDEGPESREAKDGIEKNDSVAMMSAAEEVLEAQKKQNPSFELSGKLAMETNRFRGDSYKKNLLSSSNYDGDEDYDNERTRGICRLNLAPRKKKLLVFDLNGLLVYRVFCFNKSGIPRDRTPDGKCGNHLVFKRAFAEEFMLFCLERFEVGIWTSALEKNVDGVLDCVMEKLRSRLIFVWDQHQCTDSGFKSLETKMKPLFFKELKRVWDHFEGKFSASDTLLIDDQPYKALLNPPYTGIFLDPYIPDNGTDNALDPKKELGKFLAGLAFADDVQLYVKDNPFGQPAISSEHPDWNFYSHVLRKLGKDLIC; the protein is encoded by the exons ATGCAT GAGAAGTCCACTAGTGCATTTGCAAATTCCATGATGGGGCGAAATCTAACACATTATTCCGAACCTTCAGTACAGGACCATGGGTCTCCTCGTAGTAGGAATCCCTCTAGGAAGAGTCAATCTCGAACAGAAAGATCTCCTACTCGTCATAGAAAGTCCCACAGAGGCAGTTCTCCACCAAGTGAGAAATATTCAATTCGCCCCAAGTCTCCCAAGCATGCAAGGTCACCCTCAGCTCGCTCTCCTTTTCCCCAGACAAAAAGGCTAAGAAGAGCTGAAGCTGGAGGAGTGCCTGAGAGAGAACAGGAAAGGATCAATGGTAGGGGGATCGGTCGGAGTTTACAGGAAGGTGGTTCTGAGGGAGATGTTGGAAGTGATAGAACGGAGAAATTTTCAGGAAGGAATGATACTGATGGTAATACTTCAAGATCAAGGCATGGTACTTCTCCATCAGATAGAGACCGCAGGAGTAGACATAGACACTCACCTCAACATGCTGGTGATACAAGAGATGAGGAGAAAGTAAATGAGGGCCGTAACAGAAATCATAGCAGAGGGAATGATAGAAGTAGGGAAAATGAGACTGAAAGAATGGAGAGAATGACAGCAAAAGACAGTACTGGTCATATGTCTTCAAGATCAAGGCATGATACTTCTCCATCAGATCAACACCGCAGGAGTAGACATATATATTACTCACCTCAACATGCTTGTGATACAAGATATGGGGAGAAAGTAATCGAGAGCCGTGAAAGAAATCACAGCAGAGGGAATTATAGAAGTATGCATATGGAAAATGAGACTGAAAGAATGGAGAGAATGACAGCAAAAGAGAGTACTAGTCATTGGTCTTCAAGATCAAGGCATAATAATTTTCCATCAGATCGACACCGCAGTAGACACAGATCTCACTCACCTCAACATACTGGTGATACAAGAGAgaaggggaaagtaattgagggCCGTGAAAGAAATCATAGCCGAGGGAATTATAGAAGCATGCGTTGGGAAAATGACACTGAAAGAATAGAGAGAATGACAGCAAAAGAGAGTACTGGTCATAGGTCTTCAAGATCAAGGCATGGTTCTTCTCCATCAGATCGACACCGTAGCAGTAGACATAGATATCACTCACCTTACCATGCTGGTGATACAAGAGATAAGGAGAAAGTAATTGAAGGCTGTCAAAGAAATTATAGGAGAGAGAATGATAGAAGTATGCATAGGGAAAAGCATTCAGATAGGGAATATGAGACTGAAAGAATGGAGACAAGGACAGCAAAGGACAGTTCTGGTCATAGGTCTTCAAGATCAAGACATGGGCAATCTACTTCTCCATTGAATGGACACCACAAGAACAGACACGGAACTCATTCATCTCAACAGGTTGCAGATATCAGAGCTCGCGATGAG GGGCCTGAGTCGAGGGAGGCTAAGGATGG GATTGAAAAGAATGATTCAGTAGCTATGATGAGCGCTGCTGAGGAAGTCTTGGAAGCACAGAAAAAG CAAAATCCTTCATTTGAGTTATCTGGAAAGCTTGCTATGGAAACCAATAGATTCAGAG GAGATAGCTATAAGAAGAATCTTCTTTCGAGTAGTAACTATGATGGTGATGAAGACTATGATAATGAAAGAACACGAGGCATATGTAGGCTGAATCTAgcaccaagaaaaaaaaagcttcTTGTGTTTGATCTCAATGGCTTACTAGTCTACAGAGTTTTTTGTTTCAACAAGAGTGGTATTCCAAGGGATCGTACTCCTGATGGGAAATGTGGAAACCATCTAG TTTTTAAAAGAGCTTTTGCTGAGGAGTTTATGCTATTCTGCCTTGAAAGATTTGAAGTTGGAATATGGACTTCTGCACTTGA GAAAAATGTTGATGGTGTCTTGGATTGTGTGATGGAAAAGCTGAGAAGCAGACTTATATTTGTGTGG GATCAGCATCAATGTACTGATTCTGGGTTCAAGTCCCTGGAAACGAAAATGAAGCCTCTGTTTTTCAAAGAACTGAAGAGAGTATGGGATCATTTTGAGGGAAAGTTTTCTGCATCTGATACTCTATTGATTGATGATCAGCCTTACAAGGCCCTTCTCAATCCT CCTTACACAGGGATTTTCCTGGATCCCTACATTCCTGACAATGGTACTGACAATGCTTTAG ATCCAAAGAAAGAGTTGGGGAAGTTTTTGGCTGGCCTTGCATTTGCAGATGATGTTCAGCTTTACGTGAAGGACAATCCCTTTGGCCAGCCTGCAATTTCATCTGAACATCCTGATTGGAATTTTTACTCTCATGTTCTCCGAAAACTTGGAAAGGATCTAATTTGTTAA
- the LOC133721340 gene encoding uncharacterized protein LOC133721340 isoform X3 yields the protein MMGRNLTHYSEPSVQDHGSPRSRNPSRKSQSRTERSPTRHRKSHRGSSPPSEKYSIRPKSPKHARSPSARSPFPQTKRLRRAEAGGVPEREQERINGRGIGRSLQEGGSEGDVGSDRTEKFSGRNDTDGNTSRSRHGTSPSDRDRRSRHRHSPQHAGDTRDEEKVNEGRNRNHSRGNDRSRENETERMERMTAKDSTGHMSSRSRHDTSPSDQHRRSRHIYYSPQHACDTRYGEKVIESRERNHSRGNYRSMHMENETERMERMTAKESTSHWSSRSRHNNFPSDRHRSRHRSHSPQHTGDTREKGKVIEGRERNHSRGNYRSMRWENDTERIERMTAKESTGHRSSRSRHGSSPSDRHRSSRHRYHSPYHAGDTRDKEKVIEGCQRNYRRENDRSMHREKHSDREYETERMETRTAKDSSGHRSSRSRHGQSTSPLNGHHKNRHGTHSSQQVADIRARDEGPESREAKDGIEKNDSVAMMSAAEEVLEAQKKQNPSFELSGKLAMETNRFRGDSYKKNLLSSSNYDGDEDYDNERTRGICRLNLAPRKKKLLVFDLNGLLVYRVFCFNKSGIPRDRTPDGKCGNHLVFKRAFAEEFMLFCLERFEVGIWTSALEKNVDGVLDCVMEKLRSRLIFVWDQHQCTDSGFKSLETKMKPLFFKELKRVWDHFEGKFSASDTLLIDDQPYKALLNPPYTGIFLDPYIPDNGTDNALDPKKELGKFLAGLAFADDVQLYVKDNPFGQPAISSEHPDWNFYSHVLRKLGKDLIC from the exons ATGATGGGGCGAAATCTAACACATTATTCCGAACCTTCAGTACAGGACCATGGGTCTCCTCGTAGTAGGAATCCCTCTAGGAAGAGTCAATCTCGAACAGAAAGATCTCCTACTCGTCATAGAAAGTCCCACAGAGGCAGTTCTCCACCAAGTGAGAAATATTCAATTCGCCCCAAGTCTCCCAAGCATGCAAGGTCACCCTCAGCTCGCTCTCCTTTTCCCCAGACAAAAAGGCTAAGAAGAGCTGAAGCTGGAGGAGTGCCTGAGAGAGAACAGGAAAGGATCAATGGTAGGGGGATCGGTCGGAGTTTACAGGAAGGTGGTTCTGAGGGAGATGTTGGAAGTGATAGAACGGAGAAATTTTCAGGAAGGAATGATACTGATGGTAATACTTCAAGATCAAGGCATGGTACTTCTCCATCAGATAGAGACCGCAGGAGTAGACATAGACACTCACCTCAACATGCTGGTGATACAAGAGATGAGGAGAAAGTAAATGAGGGCCGTAACAGAAATCATAGCAGAGGGAATGATAGAAGTAGGGAAAATGAGACTGAAAGAATGGAGAGAATGACAGCAAAAGACAGTACTGGTCATATGTCTTCAAGATCAAGGCATGATACTTCTCCATCAGATCAACACCGCAGGAGTAGACATATATATTACTCACCTCAACATGCTTGTGATACAAGATATGGGGAGAAAGTAATCGAGAGCCGTGAAAGAAATCACAGCAGAGGGAATTATAGAAGTATGCATATGGAAAATGAGACTGAAAGAATGGAGAGAATGACAGCAAAAGAGAGTACTAGTCATTGGTCTTCAAGATCAAGGCATAATAATTTTCCATCAGATCGACACCGCAGTAGACACAGATCTCACTCACCTCAACATACTGGTGATACAAGAGAgaaggggaaagtaattgagggCCGTGAAAGAAATCATAGCCGAGGGAATTATAGAAGCATGCGTTGGGAAAATGACACTGAAAGAATAGAGAGAATGACAGCAAAAGAGAGTACTGGTCATAGGTCTTCAAGATCAAGGCATGGTTCTTCTCCATCAGATCGACACCGTAGCAGTAGACATAGATATCACTCACCTTACCATGCTGGTGATACAAGAGATAAGGAGAAAGTAATTGAAGGCTGTCAAAGAAATTATAGGAGAGAGAATGATAGAAGTATGCATAGGGAAAAGCATTCAGATAGGGAATATGAGACTGAAAGAATGGAGACAAGGACAGCAAAGGACAGTTCTGGTCATAGGTCTTCAAGATCAAGACATGGGCAATCTACTTCTCCATTGAATGGACACCACAAGAACAGACACGGAACTCATTCATCTCAACAGGTTGCAGATATCAGAGCTCGCGATGAG GGGCCTGAGTCGAGGGAGGCTAAGGATGG GATTGAAAAGAATGATTCAGTAGCTATGATGAGCGCTGCTGAGGAAGTCTTGGAAGCACAGAAAAAG CAAAATCCTTCATTTGAGTTATCTGGAAAGCTTGCTATGGAAACCAATAGATTCAGAG GAGATAGCTATAAGAAGAATCTTCTTTCGAGTAGTAACTATGATGGTGATGAAGACTATGATAATGAAAGAACACGAGGCATATGTAGGCTGAATCTAgcaccaagaaaaaaaaagcttcTTGTGTTTGATCTCAATGGCTTACTAGTCTACAGAGTTTTTTGTTTCAACAAGAGTGGTATTCCAAGGGATCGTACTCCTGATGGGAAATGTGGAAACCATCTAG TTTTTAAAAGAGCTTTTGCTGAGGAGTTTATGCTATTCTGCCTTGAAAGATTTGAAGTTGGAATATGGACTTCTGCACTTGA GAAAAATGTTGATGGTGTCTTGGATTGTGTGATGGAAAAGCTGAGAAGCAGACTTATATTTGTGTGG GATCAGCATCAATGTACTGATTCTGGGTTCAAGTCCCTGGAAACGAAAATGAAGCCTCTGTTTTTCAAAGAACTGAAGAGAGTATGGGATCATTTTGAGGGAAAGTTTTCTGCATCTGATACTCTATTGATTGATGATCAGCCTTACAAGGCCCTTCTCAATCCT CCTTACACAGGGATTTTCCTGGATCCCTACATTCCTGACAATGGTACTGACAATGCTTTAG ATCCAAAGAAAGAGTTGGGGAAGTTTTTGGCTGGCCTTGCATTTGCAGATGATGTTCAGCTTTACGTGAAGGACAATCCCTTTGGCCAGCCTGCAATTTCATCTGAACATCCTGATTGGAATTTTTACTCTCATGTTCTCCGAAAACTTGGAAAGGATCTAATTTGTTAA
- the LOC133722904 gene encoding uncharacterized protein LOC133722904, whose protein sequence is MAEKNKSKVVCSDDDHSDAEESKNTLDDLTLPLEKLNLGPEKKKKKLLVIGLGGLLCHRVYRTEKIYIPNYRRPDAAYGNYKVYNRPYCEEFMKFCLERFEVGIWSSAREWYLDNALDCVMKGLRRKLLFAWDQVECTDSGFKTLENQKKPIFLKELKKIWENEGFKASLPSSMGKYSSLNTLLIDDKAYKALLNPAHTAIFPPEYKVDQVDDKALGPNGELRLYLEGLADADDVTSYVKDHPFGQPAITTTHSDWDFYSKILTHFQKD, encoded by the exons ATGGCTGAAAAGAATAAGAGCAAAGTTGTGTGCTCAGATGATGATCACAGTGATGCTGAAGAGAGCAAAAACACATTGGATGACTTAACTCTCCCTCTAGAGAAACTCAACCTTggcccagaaaagaagaagaagaagcttctCGTTATTGGTCTTGGAGGCTTGCTTTGTCATAGAGTATACCGCACTGAAAAAATCTACATTCCAAATTATCGCCGTCCGGATGCAGCATATGGAAACTACAAGG TTTACAACAGGCCTTACTGTGAAGAATTTATGAAGTTTTGTCTGGAAAGATTTGAAGTGGGAATATGGTCTTCTGCAAGGGA ATGGTACTTGGACAATGCCTTGGATTGTGTGATGAAAGGGTTGAGGAGGAAGTTGTTGTTTGCTTGG GATCAAGTGGAGTGTACTGATTCAGGGTTCAAAACCTTGGAGAACCAAAAGAAGCCCATCTTTCTGAAAGAGTTGAAGAAAATATGGGAAAACGAGGGTTTCAAAGCCTCACTTCCATCTTCCATGGGGAAATACTCTTCATTGAACACCTTGTTAATTGATGATAAGGCTTACAAGGCTCTACTAAATCCT GCTCACACAGCCATCTTTCCTCCTGAATACAAGGTTGACCAAGTTGATGACAAGGCTTTAG GTCCTAATGGTGAGTTGAGGCTTTACTTGGAGGGACTTGCAGATGCCGATGATGTTACTTCTTATGTTAAAGATCATCCATTTGGACAGCCAGCAATAACAACTACTCACTCTGATTGGGATTTCTATTCAAAGATCCTTACTCATTTCCAGAAAGATTAA